The nucleotide sequence TTGTTTGTGAAagtatttttgtaattaatttttagtaaaaacgTAAGTGAATCATAGTATGATACTTAAaatgtttcttaaaaaaaagcACAGCTGGTGCTTATTCTAAGAAGcacatttaagtgtttttggaatctaaaaatatttttttaaacgcACTTAAACGACCCAATAATATTTATTGTTTGAACGAACAAATTATAAATTACTAGAAATTCTAAACTGacgaaatttaaattttcataaaattttgtatATTTGATGGAATTTAAATGACAGAATGtctaattatgttgtttggtaCTATCTTATACATTTTTGGTCTTCCACTTTCCATACTCTTAGTttagaaatatatttttttagaaattgttattagcatttcagaaaatttcatttcatactttaaactttttataattaaaaagaaaaatccacgtataagatttttgaagtacaaataatttttaacgaTATGTCTAATTTGTCTGTTAATTCTTCGtgcaattgaatgaataaaaaacAAGACTGCTTTGAATAAATGGAGATTTCATGAAGTAATATTTCATAAAATGCCCATTTCCAATTCGAAGTGGCAAAACCATAACATTTGTGTACGATTTACCAAACAAAACAGTCACACATTTAATGTTCGgcattgaaattaaatattaattaaatttttatttctcGTCAAATGTCTATAAAAGATGAGACAAAGAGTTGGCGTTGTATTTAAATTATTATCAATTTTTTAGAGTCTTTTAGATAATAGTATCACGTAAgacatacaatttttttcatggcACTTCTACATAGGATATTAGAGGAAACTAAAAAATATTAAGCTCTTACTACAAAAAAATAGGatgcaaaacaaaagaaaacaaggtttttttgttgttgagcAATTTCGGGATTGGATGTGGTATCTGTAGAGGCGCTATGGGATTGAGAATGAAAAACGGCTGAAGGACCTGTTTCAGAGGGTGGCGATGGCTATGGAATCTTCTGACATAAGCTATTTGGTTTCTAGACCTTACTGTTATGGGgccttttttctgttttgtctttgtttaggcctttttttgttgtaattaaAATGTGTGTTAGGCCTTTTGTTGTAAGTTATGTTTTGTTGTAATAAAATTCTCCattgtcccaaaaaaaaaaaaaaaaaacaaaagacaaaAGAATTGATCTGGAGGAAAAGTTAAGGTAACTCAAGTAACGTTTTGAATCTGGTTAGTCAAGTGCCTAAGATCACCCATTCTTCATTTTTACGTACTTTGAAATTGAATTatcagattttattttttattttttaagtaataGCATCCTCTCAATAACTCGGTCAAGATTTCAGTGCAACTAAAGAGAGGCGCAGAGAGATTTCACATGGAGGGTTTTTGTGAAGCTATATAGTTGTCATGCAAGTGTTTATACAGATACGAaggcttcttctttttttttttttttttttttttttaattactgcGACTTATGCGCAACATACAaagttatattttatttttcacatttatatttaccaaGCCTAACTCTTGTATTGTTTGTTTTCAGATCAAATGcatcaagataaaatttaacattttttgAGTATCATGAATAGAATTTTCTTACCTTTTGTATTTCAACGTGAATTTCAACCAATCATAGTTTCGCTTTATTTTTTAACTAGTGACATCATTCTTTATTACAAACACAGCAAAGACATTTATAGAGAGCTCCATAAATAAGTttataatgacaaaaatgtgaTGGACTAAATGAAATAAAACAATTTTGTCCATTGCAATGAGTTTATTGATCGTTGCCTCCATCTTTGTTGAAAATGTCATATCTTATTTTTAGTACCTTCTTCTTTTCATCGCTGGTGTCCTTATTCAAATTATTGTTGTGCTTTTTGTAGTATTGACTATGATATCTTCATAaacttcaaattcaaattttgagcaTCATTCCTCTAGTGGTTCTTCACATCAACATTGAGAGACTATGTGATCACCTTTGGAGGATAATGCAAGAATGAGTGCTTTTTGGCTGACGATGAGGACAAATGCAATTTTGGACGACATTGTCAAGAAAAAACAGAACGACCACctgaatgaaaagaaaaacaaattctcAACTCAATCATACCCTTATATGGATTCCTACCAAAGACTCGCAAATGCATTACCTTTATCGAGCAAGATAACTTCCTTAATTACTCTTACATTATCATGAAAACCTGATGCAACTACTTATTAAGTTGTACACACTTAAGAGCGAGTGCTGCGAATAAAATTATTCTAAGACTATGATTGtgtaaacttaaaaataatgaCTTGTATTACTTGGAGTTGGAGATCAAGTAAACCCtatttataattataataaataaagacacaataataaaagaaaaaacataaaacatatctcATAAACAGCTGAGCCCATCACTCTCactctcaaatattttattttattttcacaacatttttgtttgtttgtttgtttcctgtCGATTTTATGGTTATCGCTGCACTGCAAAGATAGGGCGAGTTGAATGCCTCACAATTTGGGAATGTGATTGCAGACATTTTCACAGAGGAAGATGAGTTTTAGTGGACATGCAACGAATAAGGTAGCCCATCGATTGGCTCGTTTGACTGAGCTTATTTAGTGACAATTTTGTAATTTGGTTTGAGTAACCACGTAATCATTGACCTCCTGCTTGATGATAGTACTTCGTAGTATTAGTTTTGGTGCGGATGATCttttttcttcatccaaattGAAATATCCGACAATGTTTGTATTGAGATTCATTTTATGCATCAAATTCTTAGCAATTTTACGTTTTATATTCTActttaatgaatatcgtacttaaaaaaaaaaaaaatcatccgtCTAATTGAGTAAAttgataatatatatgtatgtatatagaaTGATCAATGTACAGCCagaatataatttaaaaaattgacaaatttataaaatattaaactaatttcgcaaaaaccaaaacaaatccaaacacAGAAAAAAGGTATTCATACTTTAATAGCCGATTACTCCTAAACTTTTATCATTAACCAATTTTCCACCTGAACGTTAACTTCAGCTAATTACccctaaaattttataaatagtcaACTTCCCCTAGTGTTGGATTTTAAATTTTCCATCCCTCCACTTTTCCGTTctttttttagagttttaacgaaacactttcgGTAtcgttcatttttaacgaaaaatcacatttttaccttcactacacctttaattgtcatttttcataaaaaatttttgaacttttcgttagttttctttcttttttctccatACAGTTGTAATATGTTGTTTACGTGATtaaaatagaaatttttttaaaatctagCGTCAAAGgaaaattggctatttataaaagttcagatgATAATTAGCTAAAGTTAACGTTCAGGTGTAAAATTGACTAATCATAAAAGTTCAGGGCTAATCgaccaaaattaaagttcagaaGGAAGTAACAAGCTCTGTACAAGTTTAGAGTGCAAATCGACAAatatttgaaacaaaaaaaatatcccCATGCCTTAAGTAGAGAAATATGAATGAGGATCTAAAGATCTTTCAATTATATCTGTTTATCATGtatcatataattaattttcgtcaaatactgtttatatttaattttaaataaaaaaatttataataatttctgaCCATAAGAATATGGACGAGGTTCGAGAAATACGACCACTTCTTTATGTTGGCGCGCTCAAAAGCTGTCTGCGtctccaatctctctctctctccccatcatGCCTCCTTCCTTGGCGCTCACAACTCTCTCCATTCCCCTTCTGCAATTGCATAACACGGTAACAAATCTCTGcatttttactaattaattacttaattattcATTTTATTTAGTCTATTACCGTCGCTGCTATGCAGCACTCTTATCTTTCTTGATTTGTGATTTAGGGCTGCAATGAGTTTGCGTACTTGAGAAATTCCTGGGTTCCAATTTCATCGCCTAAGCTCACCCAAATTTCTCTGAATCAGAAGAACCGGTTTCGACATTTCTCGTCAGCCAATGGCAACAACAATGTCAGTGTATTTTGGGGTTTTTCTTTCATCAACAACATTGTCTTATGTCAAGTCAATTGTTCCCCTTTAATTTCGAATCGAATCGGACTCTGCTTATATTGCCTTTtgatgaaaaatattaaaattgggATTGACCCAGTATTAGTGTCTGTCTGTTGCATTTTCATGTGTTAAATATGGACTGGAGGAAGGAGGATGGAACTTGGAAGAATAAAGGTTTTGAATGTCAtagaaatttattttattttggagcTAATTAAATTCAACGGTTAAGGAAAAACATAGCTTATAAAGAATACATTATGACTTACAATACCCCATAAACGTTATTTGAGAATCGTCAACTTAGTAGCCAATGTAAGACCTACTTGTGCTTACAAGAGTGGCAAAATCAAACAATTCTCCTTCGATTCACATTGTTACCGATGTAAATTGACTGATTTATAAGAATTCATTTATTACTGATATTACAAGCTAAATGATCGGATGAGAGTTACATcagatgtgatttttttttttttttttttaaccttttatggctcttttatttgtttagtttgGATAAGTGATGTTGTGAAACTACCATTACTAGGTGCACTGTGCTTACTGCTTTCGTATACTGCACTGAAAGACAAAATGTTGTAATATAAGCGAAACTCAAGTATGTAACACTAATCACCCAGAAGTCCCAGAAAAATGTGGCACTTTTATTTATGTCTAAGCTATCCCCTTAAGTTTACTGTTGATTAATATATATGGGTGCTGTGAATCTAAATAATTACGACCTATATATTTCATACAGTTCTGGTATTAGTTGGTCTATGTAAAATATGTGCGAAAGAGTTTATACTTAGGGGCATGAGTCTTTTCTTGTTCAGTTTCGGTTCAATTTAACTTTTCTGATACGAAGGTGTCTCTGTTGTGTCTTTGGTGTGTGAGCAGGATTATGGTTTGTCGGGTGCTGAAAGCTTCTCTGCTGAATCTGAAGGTATATAATATTCCAAACTGTATGGATGagtataaaatatattaaatttttattgggatgcttttatttattttgaccTTGTATGCGTTAATAGGAACTTATTTCAATGTTTTTTAGGTTCAGTTGGAAAGATTGATAGTGGACAAGGAGTACCTTTCACATCCAACGAGTACTTTCTATTTGCCTTACAATGTTTTTGGTTCATACTAAAGGCTACTGATTGTTGTTAGTGACGTGATGAGGGCGAGTCAGTATTTGAACTCCATATTCATCGTACAATAGATGTATAATTGACCTGTTAGGAGATTAGTTACAGATGAGAGCTAATTTCAAAAGGTAGTCATATAAGTTATAATGTCTGTGTTATACAACTAGAAAATGAGTGGCGGTTACCTTTGCGGTCGCTTGCAAAATAATATAAGATCTATAGTTGAGTGAATTTTAAGGAAGTCACCCTTGGATGGCCCAGAAATGTTTTTGTATGCTGGATATCTCGACAAAGGTAAAGGTAATCTCATGACAAATAAGGGATACTAAAGCTAGATCCTTGAGGAGGTAACTTCTGTCTTGAGCTAGCCAATGACATGTTAGTAACTTAGTTTGTTATGCCTCTTTCATGATTTTTTTCCTTAAGAACAAGGCTTTCAAGGTCTGAAGTAGGAAAATAGTTTGAGATAGGATTTGGGATGGTGAACAGTCTCACCTGCATTTTGTAGTGTATGCCTGTTCATTGGCGATTTggcacccaaaaaaaaagagaacaagaaaacaaaaatcttcCTAAGATAAGTAGCCCTTGtgttttattcttttaacaaGAATCAAGATTTGTAGCTTGTTGTCAAAATTTCTTTGACACAAGGAATGAAAATTGTTGCTTCTCTGTCATTCAAGTCATTTATTTATGGTGTCAACCATAATTATTCCAAGTTCTAGGTGAATTATATATAGGCAACTTTCCACTAGACGGTCAAGAGGATGATACCCTGTGATGTACAAGTTTTACGCTGTGGTCTAGGGTTATACAATCTTTAATGGGCATTCACAATAGATATAGTGGCTACAAGCTTGATATTTCAAGCAATATGGTGCAGATCTGTCTCGTGTATGGTGTTGATATTGGTTTTTAGTAGACTTTTCTCATGGCCTGGAATGAGATTTTCTAAAAGATTCGAGTTGATATTAAGTTGTTAACATTCTGTTGGGAAAATCGATCGTTTCTGAAATACCTGTTGGTGACCcaagaaatataaaattttgtttgaGTGTCTTACTTGACAAACGatacctttaattaattcatagaTGCTTGAATCCACATGGAGTATTTGgttattatatatgttttgtttttgtatattgtattccttttctttatttaaatcaaatttctgCTTGTGAATAAGTTCAAATTTCTACCTTTCAATCAGCTTAGCCTTGCTATTTGCGTTTTCTTTTTGCCTTCCTTGAGCCGATGCTTTTGTTCCTGTTTGTTCAACTTCCCAGGactttgaagaaattgaggagatacggaatttctgggtttttgtcATATGGGCTATTGAATACTGCTTACTATCTTACGACGTTTCTCTTGGTATGGTAAGTGGAGTAAGAAAGTACCGtaaaattttgttgttattaCTGTATTGCTTGTGCAGTTGCTCATGTAAATTTggtataataattgtaactcTGAACTCCTTCCTTTCTCCATTAGGTTCTATGTTGCTCCAGCACCGGGGAGGATGGGTTACCTCGCAGCTGTTAAGAGGTAATTGTTCTTATGAATATCACTGaatttcagaattttttttcaCCTGGCTATGCACTATCGTCAAACATAGTGATCACATTAACATTATATTGATTTGCAGATTCCTTAAAGTAATGGCCATGGTGTGGGCTGGAAGCCAGGTTACAAAGCTTGTACGAGCTGGAGGGTGAGTTGCTAGATCCAAATTCCAGTTATCCATTTCttaaatttccttatcttttcAGAACGTTGTCAtggttttatgatttttgaGTTGCCAAGACctaaaaacaacttaaaagtaATTTTGATAACTGTCACCCACAGCCACAGGCACCTAAGAGGTTGATACCAGTTTTTGTCAACCTTGGCTTTGAATTCCAGTTTCGATTTTGTGAGAGAATATAGCAAATCATATGACTCTTGTGCTTTGATAATTTTGTTGTTTCGAAGAATGTATGAATGTTCCGAGTGTGAGCTTGTGCTTTGTATATAAGCCGTGCGTCAAGGGACATTTGATTCCAGGATAACTTTTTATGCAGGGCCCTTGCTCTTGCTCCTTTTGTGGACAAGGGACTGTCATGGTTCACGGTCAAGTTCCATTTTAAGTCTCAGGGCAAGGTAATATGAATTTTCGAAATTCCTTTATACGTTCTGGTTACAATTATCGATCACATTTCATTTCATACTCCAGGCTTTCGCGGCGATTGTTGGAATTTGCTTTGGACTAGCCCTCGTTTTGTTTTTCGTGGTGACACTGCTTTGGGCCTAACGTTGTTTCTGGGTGTCTCTTCTGACCGGATTGTAACTTGCAAGGGAGCTAGGCAAGTCCCTCTTATGTGTATCGGAATCTCTAGATTAGCTTTCCATATTCATTTTTGTTCCTTAGTTTCTTGTTCAACCAGAGGGCtcctatcaattttttttttttattttttttttccatatcaATTGATTGTACTTGTCATACATAACGAGTGTCGAATTACATatagtacattttttttttttttggagtaatAGTCTAATATAATTTAAACTACGGTAcggagaacaaaattgttttcttggtttggtTGCTCGTCATTCGATTTGATATCAAGGGTagaaataaatgaatgtatTTCTAATGTTTAAGTCACTTGCTGACCAAGAGAACGGAACTGGGGGTGAGAAATCTACTTTGGCTAAACCCTGGATAATTACTAGTTAATCTCAATACTAAGAGACCATGTAATAGTGCAACCCTGGATAATTACTAGTTAATATGTTGCCAAAACTAAAAGCGTAACTTTCATTTTTCAGTCAAGATTGCGAATTTAAATTCTAGGTAATTTGTCTCAGGTTACTAAATATTTTCAACATTAGAATTGAGTCAATTAACATTTTGTGCTTTTAAAAAGGTCAATAATAAGCAACTTAATACtacagtttagtggtattctttttCACATGTAAgtgaggttttaggttcgattctcaccaaagacgaatttgaactacattattgctagtccattgtgaggctaaacctaTCCCATTCCCTTTAATATAAACaatatcgtttttttttttatttttaaagtcaATAATAAGAAATATTAGGAAGGGGTCTAGACCTTAATTGGAAAGCATACTTGTTTCTGCTGAGTGACATGCGCTACAAAATGAAATGACTATTGACTTAGGTTGGACTTTTACGACCTAAATCAAATTCCCTTAATTGTAAATTGCAGGACTGTTTAGTCGAAGCTTGCAAGAGGGCTCTAGGTTGTTAAGATTATTTTGGTTCCATTCGGTTCAGCCTATTTGTAGAGCAGTTAAACCAAACCGAATGGAACCAAGATAGTTGTCGATTAACCGCTCTACATATTATGAAAGTAAACGCAAGCATGGgaaactaaaacactaaaaaaaatgACATGGCTCCCGCTTACTGACTTGTGTTCTGGATACACCGGAAAATCTCTCTTGTATGCATCCAAATATATCCAATcaagaaaatgataaacaaaTCTCAAGATAAGAGCCCCACATCATTTAACACATTCAAAATAAGTTTCTACAAGCTTGAAGTAAAAGGTTGTGCTTTCTAGGAAAACGAAACGCAGGTCGTCCATCTCCTAAACTGCAATAATATGAGTCCTATAATCTACTAAAATGAGAAAAGAGAGAGCTAGTACGAGAGAGTAAATATTTAATTTGAGCACGATCAATATCAAACCTCTCGCTCGTAGTAGGCTCGCTTAAACTCTGCATCCTTGC is from Pyrus communis chromosome 10, drPyrComm1.1, whole genome shotgun sequence and encodes:
- the LOC137748820 gene encoding uncharacterized protein, translating into MPPSLALTTLSIPLLQLHNTGCNEFAYLRNSWVPISSPKLTQISLNQKNRFRHFSSANGNNNDYGLSGAESFSAESEGSVGKIDSGQGVPFTSNETLKKLRRYGISGFLSYGLLNTAYYLTTFLLVWFYVAPAPGRMGYLAAVKRFLKVMAMVWAGSQVTKLVRAGGALALAPFVDKGLSWFTVKFHFKSQGKAFAAIVGICFGLALVLFFVVTLLWA